The Bradyrhizobium sp. WBAH42 genome includes a window with the following:
- a CDS encoding VOC family protein, protein MSAFPVTALRSVEITTPQLAGSIEFYSKVWGLDVAAEAGDTVYLAATGSDFHVLELTPGETTSLRKISFRTRSHDDLHHLFGRARQAGCEVISSPAPSPAPSGGTSFVVREAQGCVIEFVHGDRTKPARVIADRPERLAHVNINSAGIEKLSAFYQETLGFRLSDRSKLMAFLCCNSDHHAVVLAEAPRNGLNHVAFLMPDLESVMRGSGRMIDHGYPIGWGVGRHGPGDNVFAYFVDPAGSVIEYTAEVLQIDDSYVAKGPSDWVWPPGRTDQWGIAPPKSDACKTAQIAVPFATART, encoded by the coding sequence ATGTCCGCCTTTCCGGTAACGGCCCTGCGCAGCGTCGAAATCACGACGCCGCAGCTTGCCGGCTCGATCGAGTTCTACAGCAAGGTCTGGGGCCTCGACGTCGCGGCGGAAGCGGGCGACACGGTGTACCTTGCCGCGACGGGCAGCGACTTCCACGTCCTCGAGCTCACGCCGGGCGAGACGACGTCACTCCGCAAGATCAGCTTCCGCACCCGCTCGCACGACGATCTGCACCACTTGTTCGGGCGTGCGCGGCAGGCCGGCTGTGAGGTGATCAGCTCACCCGCGCCGTCGCCTGCTCCGTCAGGCGGGACAAGTTTCGTGGTTCGCGAAGCGCAGGGATGCGTCATCGAGTTCGTTCATGGCGACCGTACCAAGCCGGCGCGCGTGATCGCGGATCGCCCCGAGCGGCTGGCACATGTCAACATCAACAGCGCCGGCATTGAAAAGCTTTCGGCCTTCTACCAGGAGACCTTGGGATTCCGGCTGTCGGATCGATCCAAGCTGATGGCGTTCCTGTGCTGCAACAGCGATCACCACGCGGTCGTGCTTGCGGAGGCTCCTCGCAACGGCCTCAATCACGTGGCTTTCCTCATGCCTGATCTCGAGTCCGTCATGCGTGGCTCCGGCCGCATGATCGATCATGGCTATCCGATCGGCTGGGGCGTTGGCCGCCACGGTCCGGGCGACAACGTGTTCGCCTATTTCGTAGATCCGGCTGGTAGCGTCATTGAATACACGGCCGAAGTCTTGCAGATCGACGACAGCTACGTCGCGAAGGGGCCGAGCGATTGGGTCTGGCCTCCGGGACGAACCGATCAATGGGGCATCGCTCCGCCCAAGTCTGACGCCTGCAAAACGGCGCAGATCGCCGTTCCCTTCGCGACGGCGCGCACATGA
- a CDS encoding GntR family transcriptional regulator — MSTDGQPATLATTIYARLKADILTTRLEPGRKLQSRFLMEQYNVGQTPLREALNRLTSEEFVVGMEQRGFYVKEVSKEELQELTKTRCWVEGLALRESMQNATQTWEEALLVAHHRLDRTARSLKHDTFEDNPDWEKVHRAFHTTLIGLCGSRPLLGFCEQLADRLYRYRMMSIAKAYPARKVGAEHTDILQAVLGRDSERAVHLLQQHYQRTADVIYSDLDGLLA, encoded by the coding sequence ATGAGCACTGACGGCCAACCGGCCACGCTGGCCACCACGATCTACGCACGGCTCAAGGCCGACATCCTGACGACGCGGCTCGAGCCCGGTCGCAAACTCCAGTCGCGCTTCCTGATGGAGCAGTACAATGTCGGGCAGACCCCGCTGCGCGAGGCGCTCAACCGCCTGACCAGCGAAGAGTTCGTCGTCGGCATGGAGCAACGCGGCTTCTACGTGAAGGAGGTCAGCAAGGAGGAGTTGCAGGAGCTGACCAAGACGCGATGCTGGGTGGAAGGCCTGGCGCTCCGCGAGTCCATGCAGAATGCGACCCAGACCTGGGAAGAGGCTCTGCTGGTTGCGCATCACAGGCTTGATCGTACGGCGCGCTCGCTTAAGCACGACACGTTCGAGGACAATCCGGATTGGGAGAAGGTGCACCGTGCCTTCCACACGACGCTGATCGGTCTTTGCGGCTCACGGCCGCTGCTCGGCTTCTGCGAGCAACTCGCCGACCGGCTCTATCGGTATCGCATGATGTCGATTGCGAAGGCCTATCCGGCACGCAAGGTCGGTGCCGAGCACACCGATATCCTTCAGGCGGTTCTCGGCAGGGACAGTGAGCGGGCCGTGCATCTGCTTCAGCAGCACTATCAGCGTACGGCCGACGTCATCTATTCCGATCTCGACGGATTGCTGGCGTAG
- a CDS encoding patatin-like protein, with product MEVAAACHPRVGDNLYSREIRFGIVMYGGVSLAIYINGVTNELYEMACATPKEHDDLNLRGTREVYRKASWLLRDENLRARYLEHLTIGGRDPFADMATLPTGQRTRFVVDSLAGTSAGGINGIFLAKALVSGQKFAPLKTLWIEEGDINRLLNDNASYEGLEFAKTGSAPQSLLNSDRMYVKLLDAFEKMEKEREGRVAPTARGESQLVDELDLYVTTTDIRGAVVPLRLFDKVVYEQRYKQVYHFQYAAGGENHFTESFAPFLAFAARCTSSFPFAFEPMSVSDAQRLCDARQTVGSVNFDAWKPFFTGLSIADLDGDGWRKRAFGDGGYLDNKPFSYVVDALSWRLGSLPMERKLIYVEPTPAHPETEQGSASQKPDALANALSAMLTIPQDETIREDIEAVLARNRRIERVERIVRQVEVDIEARNDDPFARIVLDGDGKVPAWRSRDMRHMVDYYGVAFLPYRHLRLMTVTDDIADRLAVWWGIDRRSDQFYALRALARAWREENFYEYEKDAKGRTESVNAFLDDYDVKYRLRRTGFILRKVHQLRSLFIKPELPGAGNAWSDAETHLMERWDRHVSHRRMDTLALLAALNSLAGGLGEAIAQLRCVTWQLKPPENGCRSACHEELIQTLRVILGQKPDPKLKALTTKSGTPVPLPSDLPPPSPLRTLQENVFANAKMLLQYTRAVETQLQVALEGDIRALKDGYAPVIGMAPRGQMPLPQALLGNPELHACEESDEGGPKVRVAVAKVALPDDVDALNTPEGTALREFLAEYFMRFDEYDQASFPLYYDTGTGEPSTVEIVRVSPEDATSLIDERNGLRHKLAGVAVLHFGAFLDEQWRRNDIMWGRLDGCERILATLFPAAEDKVIRDALLKEAQCTIIREEMKPDSYDQLVDGFTKALAEQKNETLEGAFDALWQKLALTAGGQRRTQIAQALKEVLGDQGMLNYVREYYNVNRRPSTEVALRTGSRALTITGQILEQAEQHRRGQRSWMMWVTRAGRAVQTLLTISTPGSLGRAVFCYWLGLLYVVEFLFFGITALIGASGARNVSLIALAITAAVHLSITMLGDFIARQEKWARWVRLIKGGTLGLAVMAGLLIFFGVMAFANGGFAGINCPDGHNVFGSAFDLFCRPKTGS from the coding sequence ATGGAAGTTGCTGCGGCTTGTCACCCCAGGGTGGGGGATAATCTCTATTCGCGGGAGATCCGCTTCGGCATCGTGATGTATGGTGGCGTTTCGCTCGCGATCTACATCAACGGAGTTACGAATGAGCTCTACGAGATGGCGTGCGCGACGCCGAAGGAGCATGACGACCTGAATCTTCGCGGGACGCGCGAGGTCTACCGAAAGGCGTCGTGGCTGCTGCGCGACGAGAACTTGCGCGCCCGCTATCTCGAGCATCTGACCATCGGCGGGCGTGACCCGTTCGCCGACATGGCCACTCTGCCGACTGGGCAACGCACACGCTTCGTGGTGGATTCGCTCGCGGGCACCTCCGCTGGCGGCATCAACGGCATTTTCCTCGCAAAAGCTCTCGTCAGCGGACAGAAGTTCGCTCCATTGAAGACGTTGTGGATCGAGGAGGGCGATATCAATCGTCTGCTCAACGACAACGCCTCCTACGAGGGGCTGGAGTTCGCCAAGACCGGTTCTGCGCCGCAGTCGCTCCTGAACAGCGATCGGATGTACGTCAAGCTTCTCGATGCCTTCGAGAAAATGGAGAAGGAGAGAGAGGGGAGGGTCGCGCCGACGGCGAGGGGCGAGTCTCAACTGGTCGACGAACTGGATCTGTACGTCACGACGACGGACATTCGAGGCGCAGTCGTGCCGTTGCGGCTGTTCGACAAGGTCGTCTATGAGCAGCGCTACAAGCAGGTCTATCACTTCCAATATGCCGCCGGGGGCGAGAACCATTTCACCGAAAGTTTCGCCCCGTTCCTTGCGTTTGCGGCGCGTTGCACGTCATCCTTCCCATTCGCATTCGAACCGATGTCCGTATCCGACGCGCAGCGCTTGTGCGACGCGCGCCAGACCGTCGGGAGCGTGAATTTCGACGCCTGGAAGCCGTTCTTCACGGGGCTGTCGATCGCGGACCTGGACGGTGACGGTTGGCGCAAGCGCGCGTTCGGCGACGGAGGCTATCTCGACAACAAGCCGTTCAGCTACGTCGTCGATGCGCTGTCATGGCGACTCGGCAGCCTACCGATGGAACGCAAGCTGATCTATGTCGAGCCGACCCCCGCTCATCCCGAAACCGAGCAGGGAAGCGCGAGCCAAAAACCCGATGCGCTCGCCAATGCGCTCTCGGCCATGCTGACAATCCCGCAGGATGAGACGATCCGCGAGGACATCGAAGCGGTGTTGGCGCGCAACAGGCGCATCGAGCGGGTCGAGCGGATCGTGCGTCAGGTCGAAGTCGACATCGAAGCGCGCAACGATGACCCCTTCGCGCGCATCGTGCTCGACGGGGACGGCAAGGTGCCTGCCTGGCGGTCGCGCGACATGCGCCATATGGTCGATTACTACGGCGTCGCGTTTCTGCCATACCGTCATCTCCGGCTGATGACCGTCACGGACGATATCGCCGATCGATTGGCCGTCTGGTGGGGCATCGACCGCCGCTCCGACCAATTTTACGCGTTGCGCGCGTTGGCGCGAGCCTGGCGCGAGGAGAATTTCTACGAATACGAGAAAGACGCCAAGGGTCGTACCGAGTCGGTCAACGCCTTTCTGGACGATTACGACGTCAAGTATCGGCTCAGGCGCACCGGGTTTATCCTGCGCAAGGTGCATCAGCTTCGAAGTCTTTTCATCAAGCCCGAGCTGCCTGGCGCCGGGAACGCCTGGTCGGATGCTGAAACACATCTCATGGAACGGTGGGACAGGCACGTGTCCCACCGGCGAATGGACACGCTGGCGCTCCTCGCTGCGTTGAACAGCCTCGCCGGCGGGCTCGGAGAAGCCATCGCCCAGCTCCGTTGCGTGACCTGGCAGTTGAAGCCCCCGGAGAACGGGTGCAGGTCGGCATGTCATGAAGAATTGATCCAGACCCTTCGTGTGATTCTTGGCCAGAAGCCGGATCCCAAATTGAAGGCGTTGACGACCAAGTCCGGTACGCCCGTGCCGCTTCCGAGCGACCTGCCGCCTCCGAGTCCGCTGCGGACGCTTCAGGAGAACGTCTTCGCCAACGCCAAGATGCTCCTCCAATATACGAGGGCCGTCGAGACGCAGCTTCAGGTCGCGCTCGAGGGCGACATTCGCGCGTTGAAAGACGGTTACGCCCCGGTGATCGGCATGGCGCCGCGCGGCCAGATGCCGCTTCCCCAGGCCCTGCTTGGGAACCCGGAGCTTCATGCCTGCGAGGAGAGCGACGAAGGCGGCCCCAAGGTCCGCGTCGCGGTCGCCAAGGTGGCCTTGCCAGATGACGTCGATGCGCTCAACACCCCGGAGGGGACGGCGCTCCGCGAATTCCTGGCCGAATATTTCATGAGGTTCGACGAGTACGATCAGGCGAGCTTCCCGCTCTACTACGATACAGGTACCGGCGAGCCTTCGACCGTCGAGATCGTTCGGGTCAGTCCGGAGGATGCCACCAGCCTGATCGACGAACGCAATGGCCTGCGACACAAGCTCGCCGGCGTTGCCGTGCTTCACTTCGGCGCCTTTCTCGACGAGCAGTGGCGGCGCAACGACATCATGTGGGGCCGGCTGGACGGTTGCGAGCGGATACTGGCAACCCTGTTTCCTGCCGCCGAGGACAAGGTGATCAGAGACGCTCTCCTCAAGGAGGCGCAATGTACGATCATACGCGAGGAGATGAAGCCGGATAGTTACGACCAATTGGTTGACGGCTTCACAAAAGCGCTGGCGGAGCAGAAGAATGAAACGCTCGAAGGCGCCTTCGATGCCTTATGGCAAAAACTGGCGCTGACCGCGGGCGGACAGCGCCGCACGCAGATCGCTCAGGCGCTGAAAGAGGTGCTGGGCGACCAGGGCATGCTCAACTATGTGCGCGAGTACTACAACGTCAACCGCAGGCCCAGCACCGAGGTCGCGCTGCGGACCGGCTCACGCGCCTTGACCATTACCGGACAGATCCTCGAGCAGGCGGAACAGCACCGTCGGGGACAGCGAAGCTGGATGATGTGGGTCACAAGGGCCGGTCGCGCGGTTCAGACCCTGCTCACGATCTCGACGCCGGGCAGCCTTGGTCGAGCCGTGTTCTGCTACTGGCTCGGGCTGCTGTATGTTGTGGAATTCCTGTTCTTCGGCATTACCGCGTTGATCGGGGCGTCGGGTGCTCGCAATGTCAGCCTGATTGCTTTGGCGATCACGGCGGCCGTTCACCTGTCGATCACGATGCTGGGAGACTTCATCGCTCGGCAGGAAAAGTGGGCCAGGTGGGTGCGGTTGATCAAGGGAGGCACCCTCGGACTTGCCGTCATGGCCGGCCTGCTCATCTTCTTCGGCGTGATGGCGTTTGCCAATGGCGGTTTCGCCGGAATCAATTGTCCGGACGGACATAACGTGTTCGGCTCAGCCTTCGATCTGTTCTGTAGACCGAAGACCGGTTCATGA
- a CDS encoding AraC family transcriptional regulator gives MTGSTASRHNPSPNGRPPVPGAHPADVAISERRAAGSEMARVLRTEPTRMALDASGAGIAHWNHDPLHDVVEPMSHHVIMAYNGVIQRMERRTGKSVSIGTFRPGVVIIIPEGSSSRWDIPKPVDVVQLYLPNATLKRVAGEAGIAGATDLLERTAHPDPITSRLLLSAADALEGNGVLDALFRHQVTDLLATRVLAAHTGTRATFQPAMGGLAPKVLLRAIERLRSDGDADVSLDALASDAGLSRFHFCRAFKESTGLSPHAWLRQHRLEQAMHKLRESDEPIVSIAAALGYSSQTAFAAAFRKLTGETPSDWRRRMR, from the coding sequence ATGACCGGGAGCACCGCATCCAGGCACAATCCCTCGCCCAATGGCCGGCCACCCGTCCCTGGCGCACACCCCGCCGATGTCGCGATTTCCGAGCGGCGCGCCGCCGGATCGGAGATGGCGCGGGTGCTCAGGACCGAACCGACCCGCATGGCCTTGGACGCCTCCGGCGCCGGCATCGCGCACTGGAATCACGACCCATTGCACGACGTCGTCGAGCCCATGAGCCACCACGTGATCATGGCGTATAACGGCGTGATACAGCGCATGGAGCGCCGGACGGGAAAATCGGTTTCGATCGGGACGTTTCGCCCCGGAGTCGTGATCATCATTCCGGAAGGATCGAGCTCCCGATGGGACATTCCGAAGCCGGTCGATGTCGTTCAACTCTACCTTCCGAATGCGACACTGAAGCGCGTCGCCGGCGAAGCCGGTATCGCAGGGGCGACCGACCTGCTGGAGCGGACGGCGCACCCTGACCCCATCACATCGAGACTGCTGTTGAGCGCAGCGGATGCACTCGAAGGCAACGGGGTCCTGGATGCGCTGTTCCGGCATCAGGTGACGGATCTTCTCGCTACCCGCGTCCTGGCGGCGCACACAGGCACGCGGGCCACGTTCCAACCGGCCATGGGCGGGCTGGCGCCGAAGGTCCTGCTCCGCGCGATCGAACGGTTGCGCTCGGACGGCGATGCGGACGTCTCGCTCGATGCGCTGGCATCCGATGCCGGCCTCTCGCGCTTCCACTTCTGCCGCGCCTTCAAGGAGAGCACCGGGCTCTCGCCCCACGCCTGGCTGCGCCAACACCGGCTCGAGCAGGCCATGCACAAGCTGCGGGAGAGCGACGAGCCGATCGTCTCGATCGCTGCCGCGCTCGGCTATTCCTCGCAGACGGCGTTCGCGGCGGCGTTCAGGAAGCTGACCGGCGAGACGCCGAGCGATTGGCGCAGGCGCATGCGCTAG
- a CDS encoding NAD(P)/FAD-dependent oxidoreductase, translating into MRLVIIGAGFAGMYAALSAARLRDIQGVSPDELEIALVAPEPTLVVRPRLYEQHPETLTAPLLDVLKAIDVTYVQGSVDTVETQSRMVRIATAKGTKKMLSYDRLVVATGSRLFRPNIPGLALHGFSVDSLDDAIALDRHLHGLAKRPAVNGRDTVVVAGGGFTGIEAATEMPARLRAVLGPDAKTRVIIVERNSAIAPDMGEGPRPVIESALQKLGVETRLGAGVASLDASGVTLSNGEHIETETVIWAAGIRAAPLTRQIPAERDNFGRLLVDPCLRVPGVEGVFATGDAARAACDDEGNYALMSCQHATRMGAFAGNNAAAELLGVPTRPYHQRAYVTCLDLGEAGALFTRGWERKVEMVGDVAKKTKQEINTVWIYPPKAERAAALASADPERVTSL; encoded by the coding sequence ATGCGACTAGTCATCATCGGCGCCGGCTTCGCCGGCATGTATGCCGCTCTATCCGCTGCCCGCCTGCGTGACATCCAGGGAGTCTCGCCCGACGAACTCGAAATCGCGCTAGTCGCGCCCGAGCCGACGCTGGTCGTCCGCCCGCGGCTATACGAACAACATCCCGAAACCTTGACGGCACCGCTACTCGATGTGCTCAAGGCGATCGACGTCACCTATGTTCAGGGCAGCGTCGACACGGTGGAAACCCAATCCCGCATGGTGAGGATCGCCACGGCGAAGGGCACCAAGAAGATGCTCTCTTACGATCGCCTCGTGGTCGCCACCGGCAGCCGGCTGTTCCGCCCGAACATTCCGGGCCTCGCCTTGCACGGCTTCAGCGTCGATTCGCTCGACGATGCGATTGCGCTCGACAGGCACCTGCATGGCCTCGCCAAGCGGCCGGCCGTGAACGGACGCGACACGGTCGTCGTCGCCGGCGGCGGCTTCACCGGCATCGAGGCGGCCACCGAAATGCCGGCGCGGCTTCGTGCCGTCCTCGGACCGGATGCAAAGACCCGCGTCATCATCGTCGAGCGCAACAGCGCGATTGCACCCGACATGGGCGAAGGTCCGCGGCCGGTCATCGAGAGCGCACTCCAGAAGCTCGGCGTGGAAACCCGCCTCGGCGCCGGGGTGGCCTCGCTCGATGCGTCTGGCGTGACCTTGTCCAACGGTGAGCACATCGAAACCGAGACCGTGATCTGGGCGGCGGGGATTCGTGCGGCCCCTTTGACGAGGCAGATTCCCGCCGAGCGCGACAATTTCGGCCGGTTGCTGGTCGACCCCTGTTTGCGGGTGCCAGGCGTCGAGGGCGTCTTCGCAACCGGCGATGCGGCCCGTGCCGCCTGCGACGACGAGGGCAATTACGCGCTGATGTCGTGCCAGCACGCCACGCGGATGGGCGCCTTTGCCGGCAACAATGCCGCCGCCGAACTGCTCGGCGTTCCGACCAGGCCGTACCACCAGAGGGCCTACGTCACCTGTCTCGATCTCGGCGAAGCCGGCGCACTGTTCACGCGCGGCTGGGAGCGCAAGGTCGAGATGGTCGGCGACGTCGCCAAGAAGACCAAGCAAGAGATCAACACCGTCTGGATCTATCCGCCGAAGGCCGAACGCGCCGCCGCGCTCGCATCGGCCGATCCGGAACGCGTGACCAGCCTCTAA
- a CDS encoding MBL fold metallo-hydrolase produces the protein MNLHNTSYAAKPEELVPSRYALKIGEIDVLVVSDGVLPLPTTMLAHNAAPAERAAWLRDMFLPPDAFDWALNAVMVRSRGKTILIDAGLGSDPNLHLPRAGQLIKRLEAAGIDLSSVTDLVLTHMHMDHIGGLLVDGVKQRLRPDLRIHVAAAEVKFWEAPDFSHTNMPQGFPDALRATAKQFVKAYGSQLRPFDEAHEVAPGVVARRTGGHTPGHSVVRIASGGEALTFAGDAVFAVGFDQPDWHNGFEHDPEEAARVRTRLLQELAKTGEMLVATHLPFPSVGRVAVDGGAFRWVPVFWDY, from the coding sequence ATGAACCTCCACAACACCTCATACGCCGCGAAACCCGAAGAGCTCGTGCCGTCGCGCTACGCGCTCAAGATCGGTGAGATCGACGTGCTCGTGGTCAGCGACGGCGTTCTGCCGCTGCCGACCACCATGTTGGCGCACAACGCCGCCCCGGCCGAGCGTGCGGCCTGGCTGCGTGACATGTTCCTGCCGCCTGATGCTTTCGACTGGGCACTGAATGCGGTCATGGTGCGAAGCCGCGGCAAGACCATTCTCATTGACGCCGGCCTCGGCTCCGACCCGAACTTGCACTTGCCGCGGGCCGGGCAGTTGATCAAGCGACTGGAGGCGGCCGGCATCGATCTTTCCTCCGTGACCGATCTGGTGCTCACCCACATGCACATGGACCACATCGGCGGGTTGCTCGTCGACGGTGTGAAGCAGCGGCTGCGCCCCGACCTGCGGATCCACGTCGCGGCGGCGGAGGTCAAGTTCTGGGAAGCACCTGATTTCTCTCACACCAACATGCCTCAGGGCTTCCCCGATGCGCTGCGGGCGACCGCCAAGCAGTTCGTGAAAGCCTATGGCAGTCAGCTCAGGCCGTTCGATGAGGCGCACGAGGTTGCGCCGGGCGTCGTCGCACGGCGCACCGGCGGTCACACTCCCGGGCACAGCGTGGTTCGCATCGCGTCCGGCGGCGAGGCGCTGACGTTTGCCGGCGACGCCGTGTTCGCCGTCGGGTTCGACCAGCCCGACTGGCACAACGGTTTCGAACACGATCCCGAGGAGGCGGCGCGCGTGCGTACCCGTCTTCTGCAGGAGCTTGCCAAGACTGGCGAGATGCTGGTGGCCACGCACCTGCCGTTCCCGTCGGTCGGACGGGTCGCGGTGGATGGCGGCGCCTTCCGCTGGGTGCCGGTGTTCTGGGACTACTGA
- a CDS encoding sugar-binding protein, producing MQRLLVAGASIAFAIAAGFGSADAADKKVLAFVVNGASDFWKIAEAGMKKAQGELPNYELQFKYPEQAAAAVQQRVMDDLVAAGAAGIMVSAVDPKNQTEHLNKVASQTVLFTTDSDAPQSKRVAYIGSSNTDLGKEAGKLMVKALPNGGKCVGFVGLPGADNARERIEGVKETIKGSKVELVDVRGDEIDQTRAKRNVEDILAAMPDVSCLVGFYSYNTPRIYEVLKEAGKLDKIKIIGFDEDPITLGGVKEGSIVGTVVQQPFEWGYQGMKLMANYIGGNKSGIPANGIIIVPGKVIEKANVDEFMASMKQMLKK from the coding sequence ATGCAGCGTCTCTTGGTTGCAGGTGCGTCTATTGCCTTCGCGATTGCAGCGGGGTTCGGCTCGGCCGATGCGGCGGACAAGAAGGTTCTGGCCTTCGTCGTCAATGGCGCATCCGACTTCTGGAAGATCGCCGAGGCCGGGATGAAGAAGGCGCAGGGCGAGTTGCCCAACTACGAGCTCCAGTTCAAATATCCGGAACAGGCTGCGGCCGCCGTGCAGCAGCGCGTGATGGACGACCTCGTCGCCGCCGGTGCCGCCGGCATCATGGTCAGCGCGGTCGATCCGAAGAACCAGACCGAGCACCTCAACAAGGTTGCGTCCCAGACGGTGCTGTTCACCACCGACAGCGACGCGCCGCAATCCAAGCGCGTGGCCTATATCGGCTCTTCCAACACCGACCTCGGCAAGGAGGCAGGAAAGCTGATGGTCAAGGCGCTGCCGAACGGCGGCAAATGCGTCGGCTTCGTCGGCCTGCCCGGCGCCGACAATGCGCGCGAGCGCATCGAAGGCGTGAAGGAGACGATCAAGGGCTCGAAGGTCGAGCTCGTCGACGTTCGCGGCGACGAGATCGACCAGACGCGCGCCAAGCGCAATGTCGAGGACATCCTCGCGGCCATGCCCGATGTGAGCTGCCTCGTCGGCTTCTACTCCTACAATACGCCGCGGATCTACGAGGTGCTCAAGGAGGCCGGCAAGCTCGACAAGATCAAGATCATCGGCTTTGACGAGGATCCGATCACGCTCGGCGGCGTCAAGGAAGGCAGCATCGTCGGCACGGTGGTGCAGCAGCCGTTCGAGTGGGGCTATCAGGGCATGAAGCTGATGGCGAACTACATCGGCGGCAACAAGTCCGGCATTCCGGCCAACGGCATCATCATCGTGCCCGGCAAGGTCATCGAAAAGGCGAATGTCGACGAGTTCATGGCCTCGATGAAGCAGATGCTGAAGAAATAG
- a CDS encoding sugar ABC transporter ATP-binding protein, with product MPEPFLELVDISKSYPGVVALDHVGLQVSPGEVVALIGENGAGKSTLMRVLGGVVEPSGGVILVDGVARGSLTVADAIKAGIAFVHQELNLFDNLDVAGNVFIGREPVHGGPLRLIDRKRMHAGVAPLLERLGCDFAADAPLAELSLAQRQLVEIMKALSLDARLVIMDEPTSSLTLAETDRLMRTVASLKAHGVSVIFITHRLNEVMQCADRAVVLRDGRVVGALTRAELSPAAMIRLMIGRDLKSLYVPPAAPPGDSVLDIVDAVTDTYPGRAVSLSVRRGEILGLAGLVGSGRTELARALFGIDRLRGGAIRLDGEPIRIASPRAAIEQGIYLVPEDRKGAGLLLDVSITENISLPDLASYMRFWLVDSARENENAVRQRERLKIRAPDVKTVVGSLSGGNQQKVVLAKWLSMQPKVLIVDEPTRGVDVGAKQEIYGMLRRLTDAGVAILMISSDMEEVIGVSDRLAVMHEGAISGFLDRSQFSEHNVLQLAVGHTIAAEGP from the coding sequence ATGCCAGAACCGTTCCTCGAGCTGGTCGACATCAGCAAGAGCTATCCAGGCGTGGTCGCCCTCGACCACGTCGGTCTCCAGGTGTCGCCCGGCGAGGTCGTTGCGCTGATCGGCGAGAACGGCGCCGGCAAGTCGACGCTGATGCGCGTGCTCGGCGGGGTCGTGGAGCCGAGCGGCGGCGTCATCCTTGTCGACGGCGTCGCGCGAGGCTCGCTCACCGTGGCGGACGCGATCAAGGCGGGCATCGCCTTCGTCCATCAGGAACTGAACCTCTTCGACAATCTCGACGTCGCCGGCAACGTCTTCATCGGCCGCGAGCCCGTGCACGGCGGGCCCTTGCGGCTGATCGACCGCAAACGGATGCATGCCGGTGTCGCGCCGCTGCTGGAGCGGCTCGGCTGCGATTTCGCGGCCGATGCGCCGCTCGCCGAGCTGTCGCTGGCGCAGCGCCAGCTCGTCGAGATCATGAAGGCGCTTTCGCTCGATGCTCGTCTCGTCATCATGGACGAGCCGACCTCGAGCCTGACGCTCGCCGAGACGGACCGCCTGATGCGGACCGTGGCCAGCCTGAAAGCCCACGGAGTCAGCGTCATCTTCATCACACATCGGCTCAACGAGGTGATGCAGTGCGCCGACCGCGCGGTCGTGCTGCGCGACGGGCGCGTGGTCGGCGCACTGACACGTGCGGAACTCTCTCCGGCGGCGATGATTCGCCTGATGATCGGCCGCGACCTGAAATCGCTCTACGTTCCGCCGGCCGCGCCGCCCGGCGACAGCGTGCTCGATATCGTCGATGCGGTCACCGACACCTATCCCGGCCGCGCCGTGAGCCTGTCGGTCCGCCGCGGCGAGATCCTCGGACTTGCCGGTCTCGTCGGGTCCGGCCGCACGGAGCTCGCGCGCGCCCTTTTCGGCATCGACCGATTGCGCGGCGGCGCGATACGACTCGATGGCGAGCCGATCCGGATCGCAAGCCCACGGGCCGCCATCGAGCAAGGCATCTATCTTGTTCCGGAGGACCGCAAGGGCGCGGGCCTGCTGCTCGACGTCTCGATCACCGAAAACATCTCGCTGCCGGATCTGGCGTCCTATATGCGCTTCTGGCTGGTGGATAGCGCGCGCGAGAACGAGAATGCGGTGCGTCAGCGCGAGCGCCTCAAGATCCGCGCGCCCGACGTCAAGACCGTCGTCGGCTCTTTGTCGGGCGGCAACCAGCAGAAGGTCGTGCTCGCCAAATGGCTGTCGATGCAGCCGAAGGTGCTGATTGTCGACGAGCCGACGCGCGGGGTCGATGTCGGAGCCAAGCAGGAGATCTACGGCATGCTGCGCCGCCTGACCGATGCCGGCGTGGCGATCCTGATGATCTCCAGCGACATGGAGGAGGTGATCGGGGTCAGCGACCGGCTCGCGGTCATGCATGAGGGCGCGATCTCGGGCTTCCTTGATCGCAGCCAGTTCAGTGAGCACAATGTGCTGCAGCTTGCCGTTGGCCACACAATCGCGGCGGAGGGACCTTGA